The following are encoded together in the Azospirillum lipoferum 4B genome:
- a CDS encoding flagellar motor protein MotB, with protein MSGNSGGNERPIIIKKKKGGHGGHHGGAWKVAYADFVTAMMAFFLLLWLLNVTTSDQRKGIADYFSPVSVSREQSGSGGMLGGKTITVPGAQISPSSPMSADVPVSGPPGYSSQQTDDADDPTESTAGPGQGTGPGQSGTEAAANGAAADADVADQKPNETRAEFQKRMEELAKQLGIPGQKPGEKLSDFGERVKEAMESLQGAAKEARQFQQAATEIRQAIQSVPELEPLAQNLMIDQTPEGLRIQIVDQDRVSMFPGGSGQMYPQTRQLVQQVAKALSKLPNKLSISGHTDSTPFPAGSGRDNWDLSTERANATRRALLAGGIDPVRIQDVVGKADRDPLVADQPNSPRNRRITMVLLRETQAAPAAGGQSGNTAAPNAAAGATKAR; from the coding sequence ATGAGCGGGAATTCCGGCGGCAACGAGCGGCCGATCATCATCAAGAAGAAGAAGGGCGGGCACGGCGGCCATCATGGCGGCGCGTGGAAGGTCGCCTATGCCGACTTCGTGACCGCGATGATGGCCTTCTTCCTGCTGCTGTGGCTGCTGAACGTCACCACGTCGGACCAGCGCAAGGGCATCGCCGACTATTTCTCGCCCGTTTCGGTCAGCCGGGAACAGTCGGGCTCCGGCGGCATGCTGGGCGGCAAGACCATCACGGTGCCGGGCGCACAGATCTCCCCCAGCTCGCCCATGTCCGCCGACGTGCCGGTTTCGGGACCGCCCGGCTATTCCTCGCAGCAGACCGACGACGCCGACGACCCGACCGAATCCACCGCCGGCCCCGGCCAGGGCACCGGTCCCGGCCAGTCCGGCACGGAGGCCGCGGCCAACGGCGCCGCGGCGGATGCCGATGTCGCCGACCAGAAGCCGAATGAGACCCGCGCCGAATTCCAGAAGCGGATGGAGGAACTTGCCAAGCAGCTGGGCATTCCCGGCCAGAAGCCCGGCGAGAAGCTGTCCGATTTCGGTGAGCGGGTGAAGGAGGCGATGGAGAGCCTGCAGGGTGCGGCCAAGGAGGCCCGTCAGTTCCAGCAGGCCGCGACCGAGATCCGTCAGGCCATCCAGTCGGTGCCGGAACTGGAGCCGCTGGCCCAGAACCTGATGATCGACCAGACGCCGGAAGGCCTGCGCATCCAGATCGTCGACCAGGACCGCGTGTCGATGTTCCCCGGTGGTTCCGGCCAGATGTATCCGCAGACCCGCCAACTGGTGCAGCAGGTGGCCAAGGCCCTGTCCAAGCTGCCCAACAAGCTGTCGATCAGCGGCCACACCGACTCCACCCCCTTCCCGGCCGGGTCGGGCCGCGACAACTGGGACCTGTCGACGGAGCGGGCGAATGCCACCCGCCGCGCCCTGCTGGCCGGCGGCATCGATCCGGTGCGAATCCAGGATGTCGTCGGCAAGGCCGACCGCGACCCGCTGGTCGCCGATCAGCCCAACAGCCCGCGCAACCGGCGCATCACCATGGTCCTGCTGCGCGAAACCCAGGCGGCTCCCGCTGCCGGGGGCCAGTCCGGCAATACCGCCGCTCCCAATGCCGCCGCGGGTGCCACCAAAGCACGATAG
- a CDS encoding flavin reductase family protein, producing the protein MTTEQPIDPLAFRSALGCFATGIAVITTIAPDGLPLGVTVNSFSSVSLDPPLVQFCLGRAAMSFEAFNVAPHFAVNILAADQEDLSNRFSRRDLQERWAGLETTTGRGGVRLLAGCLATLECDREHLLDGGDHVIVLGRVRKLTSREDGDPLLYFRGRYARLG; encoded by the coding sequence ATGACCACCGAACAGCCGATCGATCCGCTTGCGTTCCGTTCCGCCCTCGGCTGCTTCGCCACCGGGATCGCCGTCATCACCACCATCGCCCCCGACGGGCTGCCGCTGGGGGTCACGGTGAATTCCTTCTCGTCGGTGTCGCTCGATCCGCCGCTGGTGCAGTTCTGCCTGGGCCGGGCGGCGATGTCCTTCGAAGCCTTCAACGTCGCGCCGCATTTCGCCGTCAACATCCTGGCTGCCGACCAGGAGGATCTGTCCAACCGCTTCTCCCGCCGCGACCTGCAGGAGCGTTGGGCCGGCCTGGAAACCACCACCGGCCGCGGCGGCGTGCGCCTGCTGGCCGGCTGCCTCGCGACCCTGGAATGCGACCGCGAGCATCTGCTGGACGGCGGCGACCACGTCATCGTGCTGGGCCGCGTGCGCAAGCTGACCTCGCGCGAGGACGGCGACCCGCTGCTGTATTTCCGCGGCCGCTACGCCCGTCTGGGCTGA
- a CDS encoding DUF1488 domain-containing protein: MPIFLFPDEPFWNEEADAVEFPVQVGEYLGRVFVTRRTLQGIVGHTPKPDEAVQQVCMNRTLFERATEQRILARALDPDANIHLTGRDLHRAAG, translated from the coding sequence ATGCCCATTTTCCTGTTTCCCGACGAGCCCTTCTGGAACGAGGAGGCCGATGCCGTGGAGTTTCCGGTGCAGGTCGGGGAATATCTGGGCCGGGTCTTCGTCACCCGCCGCACCCTGCAGGGCATCGTCGGCCATACGCCGAAGCCGGACGAGGCGGTTCAGCAGGTCTGCATGAACCGCACCCTGTTCGAACGGGCGACCGAGCAGCGCATCCTGGCGCGCGCCCTTGACCCCGACGCCAACATCCACCTGACCGGCCGCGACCTTCACCGCGCGGCCGGGTAG
- a CDS encoding DUF6134 family protein, translating into MTTMRTKCATLSAALLAASLLISLPGSASAQGTAQGTARTLTYQILMGEDPIGSEQVKIDPQGDRTKVTVTATTRVKVLFINFRYDHKREELWKGGILESMTATTDDDGTPHRIEMAREAGGYRLTVDGKTQQAPAGTLPLTLWTPQVLKHTQLLSVIDGAPYKVAARKVGAESVEAGGKAQEAAHHRIEGDVERDLWFAADGTLLKTRFKRSGYDITYVLK; encoded by the coding sequence ATGACGACGATGCGCACCAAATGCGCCACCCTGTCCGCTGCCCTGCTGGCGGCCTCGCTGCTGATAAGTCTGCCGGGCTCGGCCTCGGCCCAGGGGACGGCCCAGGGAACAGCACGGACGCTGACCTACCAGATCCTGATGGGCGAGGATCCCATCGGCAGCGAACAGGTGAAGATCGACCCTCAGGGCGACCGCACCAAGGTCACCGTCACCGCAACCACGCGGGTGAAGGTGCTGTTCATCAACTTCCGCTACGACCACAAGCGGGAGGAGCTGTGGAAGGGCGGCATTCTCGAATCGATGACCGCCACCACCGACGACGACGGCACGCCGCACAGGATCGAGATGGCGCGCGAGGCCGGCGGCTATCGCCTGACGGTGGACGGCAAGACCCAGCAGGCGCCCGCCGGCACCCTGCCACTGACCCTGTGGACGCCGCAGGTGCTGAAACACACGCAGCTTCTGTCGGTCATCGACGGCGCCCCCTACAAGGTCGCGGCGCGCAAGGTCGGGGCGGAGAGCGTGGAGGCCGGTGGCAAGGCGCAGGAGGCCGCCCATCACCGCATCGAAGGCGATGTCGAACGCGACCTGTGGTTCGCGGCGGACGGGACGCTGCTGAAGACGCGCTTCAAACGCAGCGGCTATGATATCACCTATGTTCTGAAGTGA
- a CDS encoding SCP2 sterol-binding domain-containing protein, with the protein MVDDILQELRSRSGDLRSLNASVRFLLGKEGEVIRVDGRANPISISREDAEADCTIRISPENLQKLINGKLNPMLAFTMGKLKVEGSMGVAMKLAQLLDD; encoded by the coding sequence ATGGTCGACGACATTCTGCAGGAACTGCGCAGCCGCAGCGGCGATCTGCGCTCGCTCAACGCCTCAGTCCGTTTCCTGCTGGGCAAGGAGGGCGAGGTGATCCGGGTCGATGGCCGCGCCAATCCGATCAGCATCAGCCGCGAGGATGCCGAGGCCGACTGCACCATCCGCATCTCGCCGGAAAACCTGCAGAAGCTGATCAACGGCAAGCTGAACCCGATGCTGGCCTTCACCATGGGCAAGCTGAAGGTCGAGGGATCGATGGGCGTCGCCATGAAGCTGGCGCAGCTGCTGGACGACTGA
- a CDS encoding long-chain-fatty-acid--CoA ligase has protein sequence MPEPLAQSAHPTTDAATDSARPWLAHYPKGIAWDQDFAPMPLHKLFEEAAGRYADRPCLDFLGRRYSYAEVLNLVNRAARGFQDLGVGPGVRVGLCLPNCPTYVISYFAVLKAGGTVVNYNPLYVERELEHQITDSQTEIMVTLDLKQIYPRVAAMLDRTPLKRIVVCRMASILPAVKKALFSVLKRGELAAVPRDGRHLDFDSLLVNDGTLRPVRIDGLRDIAVLQYTGGTTGVPKGAMLTHHNLLSNARQVQAWFPNVALGQERMLAVLPFFHVFAMTVVLNMGLACGAELIMLPRFETEQVLKTIAKRKPTLVPGVPTMYKALLGHPQVARYPMTSIRYCISGGAPLPMELKRQFETATGCVLIEGYGLSEASPVCAANPLNGINKEGSIGLPLPGIAIEIRDLEDPTRKLGIGEKGQVAISGPNVMAGYWGRAEESDRTVVDGFLLTGDVGTMDEDGYVFLLDRLKDLIICSGYNVYPRMIEEAIYQHPDVVAVCVIGLPDDYRGQTPKAFVQLKPGATLTTEALRDFLRDKISRIEMPTAFEFREELPKTAVGKLSKKELIAEAQQALSNGG, from the coding sequence ATGCCCGAGCCGCTTGCGCAGAGTGCCCACCCGACCACCGACGCCGCTACCGACTCCGCCCGGCCCTGGCTGGCGCATTATCCCAAGGGGATCGCCTGGGATCAGGACTTCGCGCCGATGCCGCTGCATAAGCTGTTCGAGGAAGCGGCCGGGCGTTATGCCGACCGCCCCTGCCTCGACTTCCTGGGCCGCCGCTACAGCTATGCCGAGGTTCTCAATCTGGTGAACCGAGCCGCCCGCGGCTTCCAGGATCTGGGCGTCGGGCCGGGGGTGAGGGTGGGCTTGTGCCTGCCCAACTGCCCGACCTACGTCATCTCCTATTTCGCGGTGCTGAAGGCCGGCGGGACCGTCGTCAACTACAACCCGCTCTATGTCGAACGGGAGCTGGAGCACCAGATCACCGACTCGCAGACCGAGATCATGGTGACGCTGGACCTCAAGCAGATCTACCCGCGCGTCGCGGCGATGCTGGACCGCACGCCGTTGAAGCGGATCGTCGTCTGCCGGATGGCGAGCATCCTGCCGGCGGTCAAGAAGGCGCTGTTCAGCGTGCTGAAACGCGGCGAACTGGCCGCGGTGCCGCGCGACGGCCGCCATCTCGATTTCGACAGTCTGCTGGTCAACGACGGCACGCTGCGCCCGGTACGGATCGACGGACTGCGCGACATAGCCGTGCTGCAATACACCGGCGGCACCACCGGCGTGCCGAAGGGCGCGATGCTGACCCACCACAATCTGCTGTCAAACGCCCGGCAGGTGCAGGCCTGGTTCCCCAATGTGGCGTTGGGCCAGGAGCGCATGCTGGCGGTGCTGCCCTTCTTCCATGTCTTCGCCATGACCGTGGTGCTGAACATGGGGCTGGCCTGCGGGGCCGAGTTGATCATGCTGCCGCGCTTCGAGACGGAGCAGGTGCTGAAGACCATCGCCAAGCGCAAGCCGACTCTCGTGCCCGGCGTGCCCACAATGTACAAGGCGCTGCTGGGCCACCCGCAGGTCGCCCGCTATCCGATGACCTCGATCCGCTACTGCATCTCCGGCGGCGCGCCGCTGCCGATGGAGTTGAAGCGGCAGTTCGAAACGGCGACCGGCTGTGTCCTGATCGAAGGCTACGGCCTGTCGGAAGCCTCCCCGGTCTGCGCCGCCAATCCGCTGAACGGTATCAACAAAGAGGGCTCCATCGGGTTGCCGCTGCCCGGCATCGCCATCGAGATCCGCGACCTGGAGGATCCCACCCGCAAGCTCGGCATCGGCGAGAAGGGGCAGGTGGCGATTTCCGGCCCAAACGTCATGGCCGGCTATTGGGGCCGGGCGGAGGAGAGCGACCGCACCGTGGTAGACGGCTTCCTGCTGACCGGCGATGTCGGCACGATGGACGAGGACGGCTACGTCTTCCTGCTCGACCGGCTGAAGGACCTCATCATCTGCAGCGGCTACAACGTCTATCCGCGCATGATCGAGGAGGCGATCTACCAGCATCCCGACGTGGTCGCCGTCTGCGTCATCGGGCTGCCCGACGATTACCGCGGCCAGACGCCGAAGGCCTTCGTGCAGTTGAAGCCGGGCGCCACCCTGACCACCGAGGCGCTGCGCGACTTCCTGCGCGACAAGATCTCCCGCATCGAAATGCCGACCGCTTTCGAGTTCCGCGAGGAACTGCCGAAGACCGCCGTCGGCAAGCTGTCGAAGAAGGAGCTGATCGCCGAGGCGCAGCAGGCTCTGTCGAACGGCGGATGA
- a CDS encoding MerR family transcriptional regulator, whose translation MEQLYTVNQLAEELGITPRALRFYEVKGLLAPNRVGNNRVYTKRDRARLKLILRGKRLGFSLAEIREYLDLYNVNGGVEQQKNLLKRVQKRLKDLAQQREDLEATVQELHDIEVQVANTLAELKAATKDS comes from the coding sequence ATGGAACAGCTCTACACGGTCAACCAGCTTGCGGAAGAGCTGGGCATCACGCCGCGGGCTCTGCGCTTCTACGAGGTCAAGGGATTGCTGGCGCCCAACCGTGTCGGCAACAACCGGGTCTATACGAAGCGCGACCGCGCCCGGCTGAAGCTGATTCTGCGCGGCAAGCGCCTGGGTTTCTCGCTGGCGGAGATCCGCGAGTATCTGGACCTCTACAACGTCAATGGCGGGGTGGAGCAGCAGAAGAACCTGTTGAAGCGCGTGCAGAAGCGGCTGAAGGACCTCGCCCAGCAGCGCGAGGACCTGGAGGCCACCGTCCAGGAACTGCACGACATCGAGGTGCAGGTCGCCAATACCCTGGCGGAGCTGAAGGCCGCCACGAAGGACAGCTGA
- a CDS encoding thioesterase family protein encodes MNLIFRLLAVAVAAIVAVLRGRRAGLLEPSTLRFRVWPTDLDINLHMTNARYFSVMDLGRADLTIRVGLGPAILRNRWQPVLGGATIRYRRSLRPFQRFTLVSRVLCWDDKYIFIEHRMETRGGLAALAVVQGAFVGAGSVIPPVEVLAELGTTAASPPIPDAVAALRGQSLSAA; translated from the coding sequence ATGAACCTGATCTTCCGGCTGCTGGCGGTTGCTGTCGCCGCCATCGTCGCGGTATTGCGCGGCCGCCGCGCCGGGTTGCTGGAGCCGTCGACGCTGCGGTTCCGGGTCTGGCCGACCGACCTGGACATCAACCTGCACATGACCAACGCGCGCTATTTCAGCGTGATGGATCTGGGGCGGGCCGATCTGACGATCCGCGTCGGGCTGGGGCCGGCGATCCTGCGCAACCGCTGGCAGCCGGTGCTGGGCGGGGCCACCATCCGCTACCGCCGCTCGCTGCGGCCGTTCCAGCGCTTCACCCTGGTCAGCCGGGTGCTGTGCTGGGACGACAAATACATCTTCATCGAACACCGCATGGAAACGCGGGGCGGGCTGGCTGCGCTGGCCGTCGTCCAGGGCGCCTTCGTCGGTGCCGGGAGTGTCATTCCGCCGGTCGAGGTGCTGGCGGAACTGGGCACCACCGCCGCCTCCCCACCGATTCCCGATGCGGTCGCCGCCTTGCGCGGACAAAGCCTGTCCGCCGCCTGA
- a CDS encoding electron transfer flavoprotein subunit beta/FixA family protein, with amino-acid sequence MKVLVPVKRVVDYNVKVRVKADGSGVETANVKMSMNPFDEIAVEEAVRLKEAGKATEIVVVSVGPTQAQETLRTALAMGADRAILVQTDVETQPLAVAKVLKALVGKEAPGMVILGKQAIDDDCNQTGQMLAALLGWGQGTFASKVVAGDGTVAVTREIDGGLETVELKLPAVVTADLRLNEPRYASLPNIMKAKKKPLETVTPDALGVDVTPRLKTVKVAEPAKRQAGIKVPDIATLVDKLKNEARVI; translated from the coding sequence ATGAAGGTGCTGGTGCCCGTGAAGCGGGTCGTCGACTACAACGTGAAGGTCCGCGTCAAGGCGGACGGCAGCGGAGTCGAGACCGCCAACGTCAAGATGAGCATGAACCCCTTCGACGAGATCGCCGTCGAAGAGGCCGTCCGCCTGAAGGAGGCCGGCAAGGCGACCGAGATCGTCGTCGTGTCCGTCGGCCCGACCCAGGCCCAGGAAACGCTGCGCACCGCCCTCGCCATGGGTGCCGACCGCGCCATCCTGGTGCAGACCGACGTGGAGACACAGCCGTTGGCCGTTGCCAAGGTTCTCAAGGCGCTGGTCGGGAAGGAGGCGCCGGGGATGGTGATCCTCGGCAAGCAGGCCATCGACGACGACTGCAACCAGACCGGCCAGATGCTGGCGGCTCTGCTCGGCTGGGGCCAGGGCACCTTCGCCTCCAAGGTCGTCGCCGGCGACGGCACGGTCGCAGTGACGCGCGAGATCGACGGCGGGCTGGAGACGGTGGAGCTGAAGCTGCCGGCGGTGGTCACCGCCGACCTGCGCCTCAACGAGCCGCGCTATGCCTCGCTGCCCAACATCATGAAGGCGAAGAAGAAGCCGCTGGAGACGGTCACGCCGGATGCGTTGGGTGTCGATGTGACGCCGCGGCTGAAGACGGTGAAGGTCGCCGAGCCGGCCAAGCGTCAGGCCGGCATCAAGGTGCCGGATATCGCCACCCTGGTCGACAAGCTGAAGAACGAGGCGCGGGTGATCTGA
- a CDS encoding electron transfer flavoprotein subunit alpha/FixB family protein translates to MPILILADHDNASLKPATAHAVTAAAKLGADIHVLVAGRNAAPAAEQAAKLAGVAKVLLADDAAYEHALAEPVAALLVSLASGYSHLLAAATSVGKNVLPRVAALLDVAMISEITAVVSADTFERPIYAGNAIATVQSADAVKVVTVRTTAFEAAAAANAAPVESVAAVADPALSCFVSAELSKSERPELTSARIVISGGRGMQSGDNFHLLEAIADKLGAAVGASRAAVDAGFVPNDYQVGQTGKIVAPDLYVAVGISGAIQHLAGMKDSKVIVAINKDEEAPIFQVADYGLVADLFKALPELQQAL, encoded by the coding sequence ATGCCCATCCTGATCCTCGCCGACCACGACAACGCCAGCCTCAAGCCCGCCACCGCCCACGCGGTCACCGCCGCTGCCAAGCTCGGCGCCGACATCCACGTCCTGGTCGCCGGCCGCAACGCCGCCCCGGCCGCGGAACAGGCCGCCAAGCTGGCCGGCGTCGCCAAGGTGCTGCTCGCCGACGATGCCGCCTACGAACATGCCCTGGCCGAGCCGGTGGCAGCATTGCTGGTCTCGCTCGCTTCCGGCTACAGCCATCTCCTCGCCGCCGCCACCTCGGTGGGCAAGAATGTGCTGCCGCGCGTCGCCGCCTTGCTCGACGTGGCGATGATCTCCGAGATCACCGCCGTGGTCTCCGCCGATACCTTCGAGCGGCCGATCTATGCCGGCAACGCCATCGCCACCGTGCAGTCGGCCGACGCGGTGAAGGTCGTCACCGTCCGTACCACCGCCTTCGAGGCCGCCGCCGCCGCCAACGCCGCCCCGGTGGAAAGCGTCGCCGCCGTGGCCGACCCCGCCCTGTCCTGCTTCGTCTCGGCCGAGCTGTCGAAGTCGGAGCGTCCGGAGCTGACCTCGGCGCGCATCGTGATTTCCGGCGGGCGCGGCATGCAGTCGGGCGACAACTTCCACCTGCTGGAGGCCATCGCCGACAAGCTGGGCGCTGCGGTGGGTGCCAGCCGCGCCGCCGTCGATGCCGGCTTCGTGCCCAACGACTATCAGGTCGGCCAGACCGGCAAGATCGTCGCACCCGACCTGTATGTCGCCGTCGGCATCTCGGGCGCCATCCAGCATCTGGCCGGCATGAAGGACAGCAAGGTGATCGTCGCCATCAACAAGGACGAGGAGGCACCGATCTTCCAGGTCGCCGACTACGGCCTCGTCGCCGACCTGTTCAAGGCCCTGCCGGAGCTGCAGCAGGCGCTATGA
- a CDS encoding VOC family protein yields MSIDGITGLDHLVIATRDLDAARDAYSRLGFTVTSRGHHTQLKSANHTILFPTGTYLELLGIEEQRPANAHYAAFLRQREGIAAIALKTPDARAAAGPLAAAGFPAAESVDFGRPVELPEGTRDARFTITQIDPAATPAGRVLLCQHHTPELVWRPDQLEHANSAIGLEALVIAAADPDAVAATYARLLGGTVTDRGAARVVQPGQPGDGQVPVMVATPDRLHWAWTADPAFATPLPFFAGFVLRVADPVKAQQALQKSKVPTVVGNGVMRVNSPGACGAMIAFAQDFDLDSLIP; encoded by the coding sequence ATGAGCATCGACGGCATCACCGGACTGGACCATCTGGTCATCGCGACCCGCGACCTGGACGCGGCGCGCGATGCCTACAGCCGGCTCGGCTTCACGGTGACGTCGCGCGGACACCACACGCAGCTGAAGTCCGCCAACCACACCATCCTGTTCCCGACCGGCACCTATCTGGAACTGCTGGGGATCGAGGAACAGCGTCCCGCCAACGCCCATTACGCCGCCTTCCTGCGCCAGCGCGAGGGCATCGCCGCCATCGCGTTGAAGACGCCGGATGCCCGCGCCGCCGCCGGGCCGCTGGCTGCTGCGGGCTTCCCGGCCGCGGAGTCCGTCGATTTCGGCCGACCCGTGGAGCTGCCGGAGGGGACGCGCGACGCCAGATTCACCATCACCCAGATCGATCCCGCCGCCACGCCTGCCGGCCGCGTCTTACTGTGCCAGCATCACACGCCGGAGCTCGTCTGGCGCCCCGACCAGTTGGAGCACGCAAACAGTGCCATCGGGCTGGAAGCGCTGGTGATCGCCGCCGCCGATCCCGACGCGGTGGCCGCGACCTATGCCCGGCTGCTGGGCGGCACCGTCACCGACCGCGGGGCCGCCCGTGTGGTGCAGCCGGGCCAGCCGGGCGACGGGCAGGTCCCGGTGATGGTCGCAACGCCGGACCGGCTGCATTGGGCCTGGACCGCCGATCCGGCCTTCGCCACCCCCCTGCCCTTCTTCGCCGGCTTCGTCTTGCGCGTTGCCGACCCGGTCAAGGCCCAGCAGGCCCTGCAGAAGAGCAAGGTGCCGACCGTGGTCGGCAACGGCGTGATGCGGGTGAACTCGCCCGGCGCCTGCGGTGCGATGATCGCGTTCGCGCAGGATTTCGACCTCGACTCCCTGATTCCGTGA
- a CDS encoding PAS domain-containing protein, protein MPDPLFDALPVPALVRGGDGRLCGNRCFLARFGSADAIPADLAEAPPGTVREVATGSGAGEPRDLLVRVGGPPWVATVEDVTDQRRTARSLDLATEKLEEAYHTAKLGYWEYGIRSGELVLTDSALAVLGHGRDRFASGFDALLTILHPDDRPRFGNMLESVVDNPKRVYVEYRVHDGDGRVRYVSSSCAPRLDADGRLTHVFGVMMDSTERAEAAAQLEAAKQRLEEAYRTGHLGYWEYGIHSGTLVWNREAFGIYGQDPERFEPTFDRLLDILHPDDRLSFGNMLESVIGNSKRVYVEYRVLDPAGDVRYVSSSCAPRFDLDGRLTHLFGVMLDTTERARAAEALRAAKERVEQAYRDLQDAQDSLVQTEKMASLGQLVAGVAHEVNGPVGVALTTASHLLSRAEDVKRQFAANALTRSALAGFLEVAQEAGQLLVGNTERIASLVHMFKQVAADQTGDERRTFYVREYTEDVLLSLHTQIGSSGHRVELVCPEALQLESFPGAFARVLTHLVRNSLMHAFRPEQSGRIVIDIHADGDDWIEVVHGDDGQGILETDLPRIFDPFFTTARHAGCVGLGLHIAYNLATQTLGGQLSAGNAPGGGAVFTLRVPRQAPDLA, encoded by the coding sequence ATGCCGGATCCTCTGTTCGACGCCCTGCCCGTTCCGGCTCTGGTGCGCGGCGGCGATGGACGGCTGTGCGGCAACCGCTGTTTCCTTGCCCGGTTCGGCAGTGCGGACGCCATACCGGCCGATCTGGCAGAGGCGCCCCCCGGCACGGTGCGGGAGGTTGCCACCGGCTCCGGCGCGGGCGAACCGCGCGACCTGCTGGTCCGCGTCGGCGGCCCGCCATGGGTCGCGACGGTGGAGGACGTGACCGACCAGCGCCGCACCGCCCGCAGCCTCGATCTGGCGACCGAGAAGCTGGAGGAGGCGTATCACACCGCCAAGCTCGGTTACTGGGAATACGGCATCCGGTCGGGCGAGCTGGTGCTGACCGACTCCGCGCTCGCCGTGCTGGGCCATGGCCGCGACCGCTTCGCCTCCGGATTCGACGCTCTGCTGACCATCCTGCATCCGGACGACCGACCGCGCTTCGGCAACATGCTGGAAAGCGTGGTCGACAATCCCAAGCGGGTCTATGTCGAGTATCGCGTCCATGACGGGGATGGCCGGGTCCGCTATGTCTCCTCCTCCTGCGCACCGCGGCTGGATGCGGATGGACGGCTGACCCACGTCTTCGGCGTCATGATGGACAGCACCGAGCGGGCCGAGGCGGCGGCGCAGCTGGAGGCCGCCAAACAGCGGCTGGAGGAGGCCTACCGAACCGGCCATCTCGGCTATTGGGAATACGGCATCCACAGCGGCACGCTGGTCTGGAACCGCGAGGCCTTCGGCATCTACGGCCAGGATCCGGAACGGTTCGAGCCGACCTTCGACCGCCTGCTGGATATTCTCCACCCCGATGACCGCCTGTCCTTCGGCAACATGCTGGAGAGCGTGATCGGCAACTCCAAGCGGGTCTATGTCGAGTATCGGGTGCTCGATCCGGCGGGGGATGTCCGCTACGTGTCCTCCTCCTGCGCGCCGCGCTTCGACCTCGACGGGCGGCTGACCCACCTGTTCGGGGTGATGCTGGACACCACCGAGCGGGCACGCGCCGCAGAGGCCCTGCGTGCCGCCAAGGAACGGGTGGAACAGGCTTATCGCGACCTGCAGGACGCCCAGGACAGCCTGGTCCAGACCGAGAAGATGGCCTCGCTCGGCCAGCTCGTCGCCGGGGTGGCGCATGAGGTGAACGGCCCGGTCGGCGTGGCGCTGACCACCGCCTCGCACCTGCTGAGCCGGGCCGAGGACGTGAAACGCCAGTTCGCCGCCAACGCCCTGACCCGCTCCGCCCTTGCCGGATTCCTGGAGGTGGCGCAGGAGGCCGGGCAGCTTCTGGTCGGCAACACCGAACGGATCGCGTCGCTGGTCCACATGTTCAAGCAGGTGGCCGCCGACCAGACCGGCGACGAGCGCCGCACCTTCTACGTGCGCGAATACACCGAGGATGTGCTGCTGAGCCTGCACACGCAGATCGGATCGTCCGGCCACCGGGTGGAGCTGGTCTGCCCCGAAGCGCTGCAGTTGGAGAGCTTCCCCGGCGCCTTCGCCCGCGTGCTGACCCATCTGGTGCGCAACTCGCTGATGCACGCCTTCCGTCCGGAACAGAGCGGGCGGATCGTCATCGACATCCATGCCGACGGCGACGACTGGATCGAGGTGGTGCACGGCGACGACGGACAGGGCATCCTGGAGACCGATCTGCCGCGGATCTTCGATCCCTTCTTCACCACCGCGCGCCATGCCGGCTGCGTCGGCCTGGGCCTGCACATCGCCTATAATCTGGCGACGCAGACGCTGGGCGGCCAGCTGAGCGCCGGCAATGCCCCAGGCGGGGGCGCCGTCTTCACCCTGCGGGTGCCGCGGCAGGCACCGGATCTCGCCTGA